In a single window of the Octopus sinensis linkage group LG1, ASM634580v1, whole genome shotgun sequence genome:
- the LOC115220849 gene encoding uncharacterized protein K02A2.6-like, whose amino-acid sequence MGWAYVPNISNILVIVDACSTWIEAFLCPNRSAETVKSKLLEVFARFGVPTDLVSDNGPEFLVLGNMLSSMGCRKIEALSYSPASNGAAERAIQTVKAALKHFDLKTRNFGNYLNKILFNHQSPLGGCKLSPARKLMKRPLRVAANHSLK is encoded by the coding sequence ATGGGTTGGgcatatgttccaaacatcagtaaCATACTTGTAATTGTAGATGCCTGTTCAACATGGATTGAAGCATTCTTGTGTCCTAATCGCTCGGCTGAGACAGTAAAAAGCAAGCTGCTTGAGGTCTTCGCTCGTTTTGGTGTGCCCACAGATTTAGTATCAGATAACGGGCCTGAATTTCTTGTGTTAGGGAATATGTTGTCATCAATGGGTTGCAGAAAAATTGAGGCACTTTCTTACAGTCCGGCATCTAATGGCGCTGCTGAAAGGGCCATACAAACTGTGAAAGCTGCATTGAAGCATTTTGACCTGAAGACAAGAAATTTCGGCAACTACTTGAACAAAATTTTGTTCAACCATCAGAGTCCCTTGGGTGGTTGTAAATTATCACCGGCCAGAAAGTTAATGAAAAGACCACTGAGGGTTGCTGCAAACCATTCTTTAAAATAG